The genomic window ACAGTAGATAAGAAGAAATCCACAGCCCGAAAGCCCGTTGAACGCCAAAATCATGGCAGCGGCTTCGGAGCCAGAAAAATGGGCATGGCTTTTAAAAATCGTGTCCAACCGTGATGTGTTTATTGGACTActgcttcctcctcctcctcctcctcttcctcttcaatTGTAAAAGATTagaatttgtatgtgtttatctGCTGTACCTTTTCAAGAGGATTTCCGTTGGGGATGTAGGCCAACCTACTTATGGCCGATTGGATTGGTACCACCAAGCTGCTGAACCACAATAAAGATGAAGtcggggtccctgagtggctcacctggtaaaggcacgacaGCGTGGTGTGCAGgacgagtcatacagtcaggggagcgcaggttcgcatcctggctgtgcgaagtggCCGGTCTTCGCTGAGGGTTCCggagggagcgtcacattggctctggcgctcctgtgggtttgggaggcaaaactggcagggactgtttctcctcatcgtgctcaAGTGGACCCTACCGGCCAGGCGCCCAGAGAACTCGGGCAGATGCCTGGAGATCTGGTCTTTGTCCAGTTCGCCGACATCCGCTCTTGAGATCCTGGgttaaaagaggaagctggcttggtcgtgggattggaggatgtcCACTGGACCGTCACTTccgctgagctgtgtggggaatcgctgcagtgaggggagaaaattattggacattctaaaattggggtgaaataattgggcattctaaattggagTAAAATAATTTGGCTGTTCGGGGCATTGCCAGCGTGAGGAGAAAAACGTATTGGACATTCgaaattgggaagaaaaaaaatcaaggtaaaataattgggcattctaaattcaTTAAGAAAGAAGTAAATAAGCAGGAGCAGCTCCGGACTGTGGTGGATTTTTTCCTCTCTGCTTCAGGAATCATCCTCGTCGAAAAGAGAACACAGCTTGATAGAGAAAAGAGGCTATTAAAACAGTGCCATTGAATCAGAGTGTGTCGCTTGCTTTCATTTATTCAGATATAGCTTAACAAGAACATGTACATCTGTTTAGTTTCAGTGCTACAATTCTGCAAGTCTAATGCCTGGGAATGACAGAGAGGAAGCATCTCAGAGCATGAAAGATCAAGGAGCTTACAGGGCCGACCCAACGACCTGAAGGAGCGAGACTTTAAAATGGGTCTCGGTGAAGTGGTGTTTCCGTGTCAGTCCTGTAGATGGCAGTGTTGCTCCGTAAAGCGTCCAGTGTTGAATTCCTATAGCGAGGAACGCACACAAGAGCCCTGGAAGTATAtgacttttaataaacatttgaaacagtttgaatcattctgaagacagggtttgGATGCCTCAGAGTTTCAGACTTTTTTGAATGTTTCAGGCTTCTGAAGACCATCTGCCTTCATGAAACCAACTGCATTCTTTCAATCAGTTTGAATGACCAACAGCCATCCGCATTGAGGTAATTTTGTcaccactgtgagaagctcaatTTTCACGACTGTGAACAGGACAGTGTAGTTAATCAAGTCATTTTTAATGCAAATACGCCCACAGTGTGTTTCACTTCTCCTTGCTGAATAAAGGcatatcttcattttttttaatacactgaaatttaaaaaataaaataaataataacagcttTTTTGTAAATAATCTGAAATAAAAGACACATCAGGCAGCTAAGCAATCACAGGACCAATTGCCAAAGCTCCTGCGCGATGTTCCGCCTTCTCTGATTTGCAAATTTGTGTTTTGAGTGACAGTCCAGCCAGCAGTATCttgctgtggtgtgttttttCTAATCTCAGTAGGATGGTATCCCTGCTGAAAATGTGAAGTCACTGGCTTCTCCCAAACGCAGGCAAGCTGCACACTTTCATATACACTGAATTCCCAGATagggcttgtctgcattcgtggCTTTAGAGCTCGTCCCATCCCACTGACAGGACAGAATAGTAACAGTGTCACGGGAAacaagttagcgtttgcctttttgaaccTTTCTACGCATGTGCgaattttagaacttaaaggcaaggttctctggaGATTCAGCGAATATTACAGGACGCCAGTTGTATTTTTCTGAGAAACGAAAACtagttttgcttattttttgtttatatatgttgtcatgttatttatggaaatgtattgcggacagcttttttttttttttaaggtgacatcgtaatgtatatttatgttttcatttgtattataaatacattttatctccAGGAAATTActcgctgtattttttttaacatgaataaagattttaaaaacattattttgtcgtTGTAATTTAcgtctatgcatagttaaaatcagtACTTGTCGTTCGTTGACATGTCatatactgtggggtaagcaaatcggtgtttaataagtgtttatgtaagctcactttaacagttatattattttcatgggaAATTGCGcggtgactttgaaccttttcaataaactGAATGGGAAAGTGGGAAACACTTTTCTTCAGAGTTGGGGGTAACGCGTTAGTAACGTAACGcgctactgtaataatattacatttcttaataacGAGTTAATATAACGCGTTACAGTTTGAATTTGCGTAATAATATTAGTTactttctgtaaaaaataaaagagaatttTCTCGATACATTATATGTTCTACATCTAAATGATGTGGTGTTTAATTCGGAAGCAAGCAGCAGTAAATTCAACAAGACTTATTTACTTTTGTGCGCCATACCAAAATCACTATACAAGTACACACAGCATGTAATGTGTATGCAGCACCACCACTTGGACTGTTTCGTAATTAAAAGAACACAGCCTACCAGTATTGAGAAAATAACCCCATGCCTTGTAGGATACTGCAATTGATGCGATACAACAAAGATTACTGGGATTTTTAAACTAAACGTTGAACCTATgatttgaagaactcaaattgcatACGCAGTAAAAACAAGGACGgatgcaaaaacttttttttggttcaaagttcatgtagtttaatacagacaactgggtttttttttggtttcctgaTATAGGCGAGTTAAAGAGAAGTGCCACTATTTTAATGTCTGCGTTCATATATATTGAAAGGTTATCTCAATTAAAGTAAATGATTAAGTGCTGTTAGTTTTGTTAACTGTTATAATGGAGCTAGCAAATtgcaatatttagtttgatttgacagtgttcatttattttgtacattaacaGCCTCCGCAGCTAATGAGAATGCGTGCAGGAGATGTTGTGGAGTGCGCAACGATCCCTACTGTGCTTccgttttattgttatttaccgTTTTAATTGTAACACAGTTTAGAACATGCTACTGGCAGattactttgttttctattattgctGTGCCTTTGTAATGAAGTCGCTGATTAATAAAACTTGACTGGAAACAAGATATATACAGAGTTAGCCTGATGTAGTTGATTGTATTGTAACATACAACAATTATCACTCATTCAgtacaatgtttgtttaaataattgatgtcgTTCGCTTCTGCTAACAAGAGGGCAGCAGTTGTAGTGCCATACAGATGTGCCATTTCATGGCTTTTTCTTAGACCGatagaaacattttttatataaattccaACTCGTAAGTCTAATGCGACTTTAATTACTACTGCTGCTGTTCAGTTTGATTTCGCTCATCCGTTTTGAAAGCGAACGCTCTGAGAATCCAGCTCTGAAGCTGCAGCGGCCAGTGCGCTCTAAGCGCTCCGGAATTGCGACCGACACCACAGAACACTCCAGGAGTTTACAAACAGTCAGTGTGCTATTACACTGACACTTACTTTCTGCATGCACCCAGGGTTTGCATTAATGGCTATAGCAAGACCTTACACACTACCTTTTATGTTTAGCTCGGGTCTTGCTAAAACACACTGGTAGCAAACACACTGTTTCCAAAAGCAAAGTCCTTTTGTTGCGCTTCGAAAGTCTTTTTCTCCTGGTTTTGACGAATAGTTTTTAAACAACTCCACATGCAGAGTTCTGTGAAGTCCAAGATGGCGGTGCAGCTAACAGAAGCGTGCACAAGTCAGTGATGCACAGCGGGAGTTTTTCAAAGACACCCTCTTCGGCAGGCATGGGTTTAAATCCATAACAGGGTGCAGTGTTCCGTAGCTTCAGCCAGTCATGTGAGCAAAATTCATATCAACAGCAGTCTCTGTCCACATGTCACTATGATTGGAGATGCAAGcttgtaaactttgcagatgACAAAGCAACACAGAATGAGACAGAAACGTGGCAAAAGCCCTTGcgcctttttatttgttaacgcgtttctgtttgtgtgctgtgctgtttgtaaattaaACGTGcttaacctgcagctctctgtgttctgagtctctcttcctgccagCAACAGCGTGGCCATGACGCTGCCCTTACAATTTGTTACACAGCACGACTCCATTTTATTATTCCATTGGCGTTTGCAAATACCGCCCACTGTCCCTGCAATCCAATCGTTAGAGAGGTTGTTCAGATTTTCACATTGACTGCTGAAATACTGTCACAACACAGCTGCAGTCGGTCGGGAGGGTATTCCAGGAAGTGCCGCGAGagataaaacataaaactgaaaacaaaggcGAGACGCGCGCGGTAAGCAGGTACGTGTATCACAAGTGGGAATGCTGCCCGCTGGTTTATGCAGCAGTATGTGTAAAACAGTACGAACGGAATAGATCTTGTTTGTATTGTCAGTCGTGCAGAGAAAGTCGTTCCTTTCATTTATGTGCACCTTTTGCATGTTAAAATGTGTTCAGTATTCGCTGTCCTGTTGCAGAACACAAACACGAATTTCTGCATTATCAGTTAACGCGACGTGTTATAATGTCACTAGTTTAGAGTAGACTGTATTGTGAGATTTGGCGGCTAGGATGATTTGctaaatatttcagtattttatacatgcaGAGAAACCCCAACAACGTTACTGTAAACGCATTGTGTCATAAACAATCGTTATTCTGGCACACACGTGTATCCTTATATTTAGTTACCGGTATGCCTTTGAAACGTGTTGGGTTTACATTGCTTTTTCAGTCTTCTTGGGTATGCCAACAAAACGCGTGTATTAAATACAATTAGCTGTACACGTCACAAGCTTCTTCCCCTTTGGACCTCACTGAGAAATACGCAGCTATTTCTACTACTTGCAGCAGAGACAGGTTATACGTTACACCATCAAGACTGTAtctcagaaatcaaaacaaatgtCTGCCTACAGAAATTGTAATCCATGACAGCGCCGCACAGCACTTGCATTGGCATTGCCGTAATTTTAGCAGCCAGTCTCTcaacatttatttgtttcttcGTTCTTACTTAATGTAGGGTTTAAGGATACACTAATGCCGCAGTCTGATACGTGCAATAGGCCTGGTTGGCCACTTGTATGAtggcataataagatcaaatggtcATTTTATGACTATTTTGTTGAAAGACAAGAATTAGTTGAGGAGAGTATTCATAGCAACTATAAagcacacttattcttcattcatgAACTGCATGGTGCTCTGCAAtgagctgagctgtgctctgGTATTGTGATACAGAAGGGGAAGAAGGTGACAATCTTCACACGTTCGTCCCTGGTAACATGGTAAAACACAACACCTGTCATCAGTTCAGGGAGCAGACATCTTAAAACAACATCCCGCTCAGAGAAGCAATGACAACAACAGCAATACGAACCTTGCATACCACTGTTACGATACAGTATAGCATGGAAATAAATTGCTTCTTAAAAGTAAAAAGCTCTAACAGTTGTGTCATGCCTCATTTGAGGTAGACTTCTTATTGGCAGCATTTACAGAAACAGTAAGGACAGTGACCTTGGCATAACCTCAGACCACTTCCTTTTGTAGCTCTGCAACATTTTGATTGGCAGATGATAAAGACAAGACCATTTGAGATCTTGGCTTCACACATGGTACACAACGGTGCTATAAATAtcatacaatataaaaatgaactgCTTTGTGTCGGTAATTTGATTTGATAAAATATTGGCATGTTTTTCATGCATCAGTTATTGCAGTGTGGCGCAGGAGATCCTTCACAAAAACACTAATCTTTACTTTTCTTTACCGTTCCAGGTCGTAAGATATTAAATTCAGACAACGTCTGGGATGCATTAACCAGGCTTAAAAGCTTGATCTTCGTTCTCGTGCTTCCAGTTGAAATTGTGAGCACTTTGCAATGGAAACGGACACAGTGAGTATTATACCATTGCCTTTGAAAGTGTTATCTAATGAAGGAGACAGTTGCACTTCACTGTCCTAAAAGAGCGTCTGTCATTCAGCAATAATCCTTCCCATTCTGTAGCTTAGTGTCTCAGACCACCCTGCAAAGTGTACAAGAAAGGCATCACGTTACCTTTGCTGTATTCCGTGCTGTCCGTATCGCAGTGTTATATTTTGAATCATATTGCTGAATTTTCAACATCACAAATCAACTGGGcagtacatttctcaacatttacttggCAGTGTTTGTCAGGAGAAAAAAAGTCTTCTgaggatcgcagtgtatccaggtcacactccctcctgcagtgtctccagatcacactccctcctgcagtatatccagatcacactccctcctgcagtgtctccagatcacgctctctcctgcagtgtctccagatcacgctccctcctgcagtgtctccagatcacgctccctcctgcaatgtctccagatcacgctccctcctgcagtgtatccaggtcacactccctcctgcagtgtatccaggtcacactccctcctgcaatgtctccagatcacactccctcctgcagtgtatccaggtcacactccctcctgcagtgtctccagatcatgctccctcctgcagtgtacCCAGGATCTGGATATACTTGAAGTTTAGAagaaaaagtttatttctctTGACGAACGTTCCTGAgtaaaagtggaaaaaaattatCCCTAGTTTTATTTCCATTGTGTGCACCTGTTAAGAAATCTCATTCAGAAACACACAATCGAATTGAGAGCATCGTGTGCCCCTGTTGAGAGATCTCATTCACACAATTGAACTGAGAGCATTTTGCGCCCCTGTTAAGAGATCTCATTCAGTAGCACAGAATCAAATTAGTTTGAATATTTCCACCACTAACTTTAATCTGATCACCAAGTGAAAAAGAAAGAGCAGGAAAATGTCATTACACACATCTGTTTAGCATGTCCTTACTACTCTCCACCCATTGAAATATTGCAAAGTTATTTCAGTGCAAAGGCTTTCCAAATACTGAACTTGTTTCTTACACACTGGGAATAACAGAATCAATTGTAATGTTCCAGAAGTGTAAATGACAACAAACGCATCAGCCTACTGAAATTCTTATGATAAGATCTCTCCAATCTTCAGTCCTCAGCGAGGCGGCTTCGGTCATATTTTTAATCAACAATCGGGTTTGTGCCACGCTGGTCTAACTAGAACATTCAAGTCTCTTGTGTAGCTTCCCTAGACTTGCATTCTTTTTAaattgcctcaccacattggCAAGATACTTCAAAACATTTCAGCATCTTTCTGCCCTGTTTCAGTCCCTTTTATGTTAATGCTATGTGAACTATAAAAGGTGATGTAAAAAGAGATGTAAGATTAACTCATTTGTGAATTGTGGTTGGTTTAGACTAACACGTTGCCCTGTTTCATTTTTAGGAAATGCTGATCAAAGACAATTGGACAAATCTAATTTATTCTGTTGACCGCAAGATCACCCGGACAGCCATCTCACTTGCACAGAAAGTGGAGATTCTGGAAAAACTCGGGGACCCCATCGTCAAAAGGAAAGACATTGCAAGCGAATATGGCCTGTCTGTCTCCACAATTAGCAAACTACTAAAGAACAGAGATGATATTATGCATGAGTGGCATCGTGGAGCCAACCAGGACCGGAAGAGGAAACGCTTAGGGAAGGTCCAGTCTGTGGATGAAGCTTTACTGCGCTGGTTTGCCATCGCAAAAGAGAAGGAAGCTGTCATCACAGGACCCATACTGATGGCTAAGGCCAAGAGTCTCGCCGAAACGTTGGGTGTGGAATTCAACCCTTCTCAGGGCTGGCTACAGCGCTGGAAAGATAGGAACAATATTGTCATTAAGCGAGTCCATGCGGAAAAAAGCCAGACAGATGGTAGTACCTCTGACTGGCCCCCTACCTTACTGCCTACGATCCTGAGCAGATTCACCCCTGAGGAACGACACACATGGCTCCAGCACACAGTGGAGGCAAGAAACTGCAAGGAGGAGAGCGATGAAGACTCTACCTCCACAGCTCCCATCCTGCCTTCTGTTGTGAGTGGACTGTTGCCTGAAGAAAAGCAGGCATTGCTCCAAAACGTGAAGGAAAGCAGTGGGGCAGTAGAGGAGACGGGCCAAGCTGGAGAAAACTGCGCAGGCAGAAGATCTCCGGATCAACAGACCAATTTGCCAGCTGCTCTGGGCATGCTCTCTCCAGAACTTCTGCAGAACTGTCTGCAGAGCTGGCTCGCGAGGAAGGTGGTGAAGGGATCTCTCAAGGAGCAGTGTGACCTGGACGTCTTCTCAACAGAGCAGTGCACTCATGCCATCATGCCTTTTATTCTGAGTGGACTGTCTCCAGAAGAACAGGAGCGCTGGCATCGACACTTGAGGGAGAAACCCAGGACACAGGACGGACGTTCGGCGTCACAGCCGCCAGAGAAGCCACTAACCAGCAGATCAGAAGAGCAGCAAGCTGTCTTGCAAAGAAACAGCAACCTCCTGCAAGATGGTGAAGGTTCAGAGAGCAAGGCAAGACTGTGCAGGTATTCCACTGAACAGCGACAGGTTTGGATACAGCAGTTAAAAGAAAGGAACTCCCCTGCTGGAAAGAGTGATGAAACTGGGCGAGATCTAGATGGATCTCCAGATACTGTTCCCCAGGACAGTGATGAAGAAGAGCTGGAGCCACCTGCCAGCGAAGCAGAGGTCTCTTACTGCCTGCGCCGGATACACAGCTTCCTAAAGCAGCACGAGGCTGACCACCTTGGACACTTCCGTACATTTGAGAGCTACCTTCAAACCTTAATGACAACAGACtgcaaaactaaagaaaaatgtTGATTGGGTTAATGTTGGTCTGCACACCCAAGTGGGGGGCAAGCTGCTATACTGTAATGTGGTACAGCTACAACAACTGATGTAATTAGTTCTTCCAAAATCCATCCTATGTGAAACTTTATATAGCAAGCAGCCAGGCTGGGAAGTAAATCCAGTTGTTCTTCCACTGTTACTGTTACACTGCTGTACGCTCATAGACACGATGCTATAAAAGAAAGTATTACAATCTTGAAGCAGTGTGACTGGATTAGGGTTGAGAAATGCAATACCTAAAAAAATACTACATGCTGgcagaactgtaaaaaaatattattttcttaacttaaatgtgatttttttttttttttaaagtgtgtttctatAGAGTAGAGCAGAATTGGTGCGCTTTTTCATTCTATTATATTGTTTTtgacatttctaacaaataaaatcCTAATAGCTGCTTAAATATAATACAGCAAGCACCGGTAGATCATCAAAATATCATCCATAACCATTATTCAATGATGCTGCTTCATTTAGAAATACAACAAGAAgcttcaattcaatgacaaacatctCCATGTGTTTTTCAAAGTGTTCTTCGagtctaaacatttgtcattcaattccagctttgttttgtatttctggttttataattagggcttctgtttttcagtttttattaattatattgttCAGTGcatatttttagctattttcaagatttatgtaaatcgttttttctGCGCTTTAATTTtttgatatatactgtatgaaattagtgttttcggttactttacaaaatgcttcagcgtttttttttttctgtcaaaatatgtacagtagtaagtCGACAacacttgcacacttaagttgtatctcctttcctttgttgtcttctgcaacaaaatccctatggtcataGGCACATTattttggggtttttgtgtggaagcatttttgtacatttcgccacaattctgttttaaatcctctgtatcttaactgcaatacagctttaaactctgctaacaagcctccattcctgaatgtaatctcgttttaaatcttgtaagcagagtctccaatagaaatgtaggaatgtgctgtcactcagtagttggggcgggtttaaagtattcggaacgaatcaatgatagctacaagtcaggaaggcgggactttgcccagcagcactgggaaatgtatttattgttatttttgtagtaggttttattttttaatgggaaagggtaaagtcaacgtgaattgattaaccatttccaaagtttttccagtgtttattggctgtccactgatttcatttttttgtatcatgGGTGTTGTATTGGTTAAAACCTAAAATATGACCAAATTATGTATAATCTGAAAAAAGTTGTGTTTATTGttcaataaacataataatatttcAATATGAATGACatggttttgtttcattaaagatTTCATGCAGAAATAAGTGAAAGTGAAGAGCCTTGATTACACTTGGGTGGATCTACATGATAACATTTAGGGGCAAGTGagtactctcatgtaatggaaatcattacctTCTCCCTAAAACATTACTTGGCAGCTTTTGATTCAATTAATCTGTAAATCAATTCACAGAATGCACTGACGACAACCAGGAAACATCGGTCATTATTTCACAGCTCTGCACTCTTCATCACATTGAGACCTTGTTATTCACAGCTCTGCACTCTTCATCACATCAAGACCTTGTTATTCACAGCTCTGCACTCTTCATCACATTGAGACCTTGTTATTCACAGCTCCGCACTCTTCATCACATCGAGACCTTGT from Polyodon spathula isolate WHYD16114869_AA chromosome 16, ASM1765450v1, whole genome shotgun sequence includes these protein-coding regions:
- the LOC121328477 gene encoding uncharacterized protein LOC121328477, whose translation is METDTEMLIKDNWTNLIYSVDRKITRTAISLAQKVEILEKLGDPIVKRKDIASEYGLSVSTISKLLKNRDDIMHEWHRGANQDRKRKRLGKVQSVDEALLRWFAIAKEKEAVITGPILMAKAKSLAETLGVEFNPSQGWLQRWKDRNNIVIKRVHAEKSQTDGSTSDWPPTLLPTILSRFTPEERHTWLQHTVEARNCKEESDEDSTSTAPILPSVVSGLLPEEKQALLQNVKESSGAVEETGQAGENCAGRRSPDQQTNLPAALGMLSPELLQNCLQSWLARKVVKGSLKEQCDLDVFSTEQCTHAIMPFILSGLSPEEQERWHRHLREKPRTQDGRSASQPPEKPLTSRSEEQQAVLQRNSNLLQDGEGSESKARLCRYSTEQRQVWIQQLKERNSPAGKSDETGRDLDGSPDTVPQDSDEEELEPPASEAEVSYCLRRIHSFLKQHEADHLGHFRTFESYLQTLMTTDCKTKEKC